Proteins encoded within one genomic window of Hevea brasiliensis isolate MT/VB/25A 57/8 chromosome 8, ASM3005281v1, whole genome shotgun sequence:
- the LOC110671322 gene encoding elongator complex protein 6, translating into MVAMEKRSLNLLDEALGLEQQTDPWPLRGKLLLIEDCVETSGSFVLHHLVKRILFPNSSNIIIFLAFSRAFSHYDRILRKLGCNLVSQRDNSRFFFLDMLMLQCPDGNEGKTSEGGFAALYGKMQKIICALPEIYKNHVTVMIDDVSLMEVAAYGSSDHVLDFLHYCHTLTSDFSCSLVILNHEDIYSSMERPVFILQMEYLADVLIKTQPLATGLAADVHGQLTVLNTGISIGKGNLKNKISNFHFMVKENSVEYFYPGSRS; encoded by the exons ATGGTAGCAATGGAGAAACGAAGTTTGAATCTGTTGGATGAGGCATTGGGTTTGGAGCAGCAGACAGATCCATGGCCTTTGAGGGGGAAACTGCTTCTAATAGAGGATTGCGTCGAGACGAGTGGTTCCTTCGTGCTTCACCATCTCGTAAAGCGAATTCTCTTTCCCAATTCTTCCAATATTATCATATTCCTCGCATTCTCTCGCGCCTTCTCGCACTACGATCGTATTCTCCGCAAACtc GGTTGCAATCTAGTTTCACAAAGGGATAATAGCAGATTCTTTTTCTTGGACATGCTTATGCTACAGTGTCCAG ATGGAAATGAAGGAAAAACTAGTGAAGGTGGATTTGCTGCATTGTATGGAAAAATGCAAAAAATTATATGTGCCCTACCTGAAATCTACAAGAACCATGTCACCGTCATGATAGATGATGTTTCTCTTATGGAGGTGGCTGCTTATGGCTCTTCAGATCATGTATTAGACTTCCTGCATTATTGTCACACTCTAACATCAGATTTT AGTTGTTCATTAGTAATACTTAACCATGAGGATATATATTCAAGTATGGAGAGGCCTGTATTCATACTACAGATGGAGTACCTTGCAGATGTTTTAATAAAGACACAACCTTTGGCCACTGGTTTGGCAGCTGATGTGCATGGGCAG TTGACAGTTTTGAACACAGGAATTAGCATTGGGAAAGGGAACTTAAAGAACAAGATAAGCAATTTCCATTTCATGGTCAAGGAAAATAGTGTTGAATACTTCTATCCTGGGAGTCGAAGTTAA